From Streptomyces sp. SCSIO 75703:
ATGACGTCATTCGAGATCTTCAGGCCCGGGGCGACGGTGCGAGAAGCGTCGTCTACATCGCCCGCCCCAATGGATCCGCACACGTCTTCAACGCTGTGAATACCCGGCACGGCGTCGTCTTCCTCGACGGACAGAGTGGCACTCTGGGCTTGCTGGAAAGAGATGTCACGCACATCGGACACATTCCCTATCGTGATGGAGCCTCATAAATGGTAAGCAAGGAAGATGCGGTAATCGCTGCCGAGTATTTCGTGAAGACCGGCCCTTACAAGGAGCAGGCCGACTCGGTCGTCATGCTTCCGGAGACGGCTGTCGAGTTCACCTACGGCTGGACCGTGTGCTTCGACCTGAAGGAGCACATCGAGACGGGTGACTTCACCAAGAAGCCGTTCAGCCCGGTCGTCGTCGTGCCGCACGACGGCACGCCCGCCCATATGGCGCCGACCTTCCCCGCGACCGAGAAGTACATGGCGATGCGTGCGTCGGGCGACTGGCCTCCGAAGAAGGGGCGCTGATGCGGAACCCCGGTGAGAGGGCGGCCGACTGGCTGCGGGCCACGTACGGGGGCCTCGTGGAGTTGAGCGTGCCGCACCCGGTGCACGAGACGCCCGCCGCCTGGCTGATGGCCTGCCGCCCGCTGCCGCAGCCCGGTTACCCGGAGACCCCCATGCTCGCCGCCTCCGTCGTGGTGCCGAAGGCGGGAGGCAGCCCCTTCCACCCCTCGCCGAGCGCCCCGCTCGCCGACCTCGAACCGGCCGCGCCCCAGGAGATGGCCGGCCGGGTGGAGGGTCAGCCCCGGCGGATCAACACCCGGGGCTGCCTCGTCTCCGTCCACTCCGCGATCGGCCGGGCCCCCTCCGTGGCGCTGCCCTGGAAGCCCTCCGACGAGGCGCCCGGCTGGTGGGAGCGGTTGACCCGCCGGTACTTCCCGGAGTTCACGCAAGTTCCGGTCCGCGCCTGGGACGACGTGGTCCGCGCCGTCGCCGAGCCGGGTCCGGACACCCGGGGCGTGGTGTGGGTACGGCGCGCGGTCGCCGGGCACGAGGCGACGGGCAACCTCCTCTACGCCCACAACAACAAGGGCCAGGTCGTCCTGCTGGACCCGACGGCCTCCGCCCTCGCCCGGCTCGACGACCCGCTCGTCCGCGATGTCGTCCTGCTGCGCGCGACGCCCGAGGCGGCGGCGCTGCGCAGTGCCCCCTGGGAGATCCCGGCCCCCGACTTCCCGTCCGCCGCCGAGAAGGCGCAGCGCTGGCTCCGGGGCACGTATCACGGTCAGGCCGAACTGCACGCCCCGACCGCACGGGACGAGACCGCGCGCGGCTGGGTCTTCTCCTGCAACACCACCGCCTTCCTGCGCGGAGGCCGTTGGCAGGACGCCATGCTCGACGCGACCGTGGTCGTCCCGAAGGACGGGTCGGCACCGTTCGGCCTGCCCCATACCGATCCATGGGCCTGGCTGGCCCGTTGGGACGCGGGCGCCACCCCCGGCACGGGGGACCTGCCGGTGCCGCCCGCCCCGGGGCCCGCCGCGTGGTTCGAGCCGACGCTCGCCCAACTGGGACCGGCGCTGTCGGTGTCCGAGCACCAGGACTGGGACGGGGCGCTGGAGGCCGCCCGTGCGCTGCCCGTCGCGGCACGCGCCCTGGTCTGGGCCCGTCGCACGGACGGCCGGGGGCGTGAGGCCGTCGGCCGGCTCATGACCGCGCTCCGGCTGGATGCCGGGGTGATGGTGCTCGACGGTTCCTCGGAGGAACCGGTGACGTTCGACCCCGCGGGCGTCCACCGCTTGCATGTCATCCGGTACCGCTGAGGCCCACACGGGGGGAAAGGGGATGGTTTCGGGTGGCCCGTCCGGTTCGTCCGGACTCCTTATGCCAAAGGTCCGGACCAACCTCTTGCCCCCGCCCCTCCCCCGTCGCAAGCTCCCCCTATGGAGCTGGAGTTGCGTCACCTCAAGACGGTCCGGGCCATCGCCGACGCCGGCAGCCTCACCAGGGCGGCGACGGCGCTCGGCCTCGCACAGCCCGCGCTGAGCGCACAGCTCAAGCGCATCGAACGAGCCCTGGGCGGCGCCCTGTTCGAACGTGGGCGGCACGGCGTACGGGCCACCGCCCTGGGCGAACTGGTACTGGAGCGGAGCCGGATCGTGCTGCCCGCGGTCAGCGAACTGCAACGCGAGGCGGCCCGGTTCGCACGGGCACCGCGCACCACCGACCGGCTCCGGCTCGGCGGCACCCACGGCCCCCTGCTCGGCGCCCTCGTGGACCGGCTCGCGGACGTGTCCCCGCATGCGCGCATGACGACCTGCACCTCCTGGTCAGAACGCGAGCTGGCCCACCAACTCGGCGAGGGGCGCCTGGACTTCGCCCTGACCGGCACATGCGGTTCGGCCGCGCCGCCCGCCGCCGAGGACCTGGTCTGGCAGGAGGTCGCCGTCGACCCGGTGTTCGTCATGCTCTCCGAGGCCCATCCCCTCGCCGGGCGGGGCGAGTTGGCCCTGCCGGAGCTGGCGGAGGAGGAGTGGGCCTGCGTACCGGGCGACGGCTGCTTCGGCGACTGCTTCACCGCCGCGTGCGCCCGCGCCGGGTTCACCCCGCGCCGCCTGTACGAGACCGACACCGCCTCGCTGGTCCACCTGGTGCAGGTGGGCCGGGCGATCGGCCTGTGCCGGGCCACCTTCCCCACCACCCCCGGCATCGTCACCCGGCCGCTCACGGACACGCCGCTCGCCTGGCGGCACCTGCTCGGCCGGCACGCCGCCACCCAGCCGGAGGACACCGCCGCCACCGTGCTCACGCAGGCCCGCCTCGCCCACGCCGACGTGGCGGCGGGCAGCGACAGCTACACCGAGTGGCTCGCGGCACGGGACGCGGAGGCCCGGGACGAGCGGCTGCGGGACGACCGCGTACGGGCGGAGCAGGCCCGGTTACGGCACGACGAGCCCCGGCGGCCGAAGGTCCACGGCGGCCGGGGCGACGACCCGGACGGCCCCGGGCCGGGTCCCGGCGAGCGGGGGCGCCCCGACGGCGGTCCCCCACACCGGGGGAACGCCGAAGACACCGGACACAGCCCCGGCACCGAGGCCGCCGTCCCCGCCGTCGGCGGCGAGGCGGACCACACCGCCCGTACCCGCCGCGTCGACGACCCCGCCGAGGCGGCCCGCGCCCGGAAGCCCCGCAACGGGGTGACGGCCCACGGCGCCCCACCGCACGGCCACGAGCCCCGCGGCGCCGGCGCCCCCGCCCGGCGCCCCGCCCCCGAGCCGGTCCCGCCCCTCCCCTGACCTCGCACGACGTCACCCGGCCCGCCATCCCCCGCGATCCATAACGCCGGACAGAGGGCAGGACGACGGCTTACGACCGCCCCAGGGGCCTCCCTACGGTTTCGGCACCTCCCAACGAGACCGAGGAGATGCCCCATGTCCCCCCTGTTCCAGCGTCACCCCCGAGCGAGAGCCAGAGGCGCGGGCGCGGCCCTCGCCGCGGCGGCAGCCCTGGTCGTGGCCGGGCTGGCCGGTTCGGCCAGTGCCCAGGCGCCGGCCGACACCGCGCCCTCGGCCGCCCAGACCCTCCGTACCGACGCCGCCCCGCCCGCCCTGCTGAAGGCGATGCAGCGCGACCTCGGCCTCGACGCCGCACAGGCCCGCCAGCGCCTGGTCAACGAGGCCGAGGCCGGGGCCGCCGCCGGCAAGCTCCAGGCGGCCCTGGGCTCCGACTACGCCGGGGCGTGGGTGCGCGGCGCCGAGTCCGGCAGCCTCACCGTGGCCACGACCGACGCCCGCGACGTCGCCGCCATCACCGCCCAGGGCGCCGAGGCGAAGGTCGTACGCCACTCGCTGGCCGAACTGGACGCCGCCAAGGCCCGCGTGGACCGCGCGGCGGACGGCCGGGACACCACCGACGCCCCGGTCTGGTACGTGGACGTCCGGAGCAACACGCTGGTCGTGGAGGCGGTACGGACCGCCGCGGCCCAGGACCTGGTGGCGGCGGCCGGGGTGGACGCCTCCCTGGTCCGGGTCGAGCAGCGCACCGAGCGGCCCCGCACCTTCTACGACCTGCGCGGCGGCGAGGCGTACTACATCAACAACAGCGGCCGTTGCTCGATCGGCTTCCCGGTCACCAAGGGCACGCAGCAGGGCTTCGCCACCGCCGGTCACTGCGGGCGGGCGGGGGCCTCCACCAGCGGCTCCAACCAGGTCGCGCAGGGCACCTTCCAGGGCTCGACCTTCCCCGGCCGCGACATGGCCTGGGTGGCGACCAACTCCAGTTGGACCGCGACCCCGTACGTCAAGGGCGCCGGCGGGCAGAACGTCCAGGTGGCCGGCTCCACGCAGGCGCCGGTCGGCTCCTCGGTGTGCCGTTCCGGTTCGACCACGGGCTGGCACTGCGGCGTCGTCCAGCAGCTCAACACCAGCGTCTCCTACCAGGAGGGCACGGTCACCGGCGTCACCCGCACCACGGTGTGCGCCGAGCCCGGCGACTCCGGCGGCTCGTACATCTCCGGCAGCCAGGCCCAGGGCGTCACCTCGGGCGGCTCCGGCAACTGCAGCAGCGGCGGCGAGACCTTCTTCCAGCCGATCAACCCGCTGCTCCAGACCTACGGCCTGACCCTCAAGACCTCCGGCAACGGTGGCGGCGGCGAGGAGCCCCCGCCCGCCGGCGGCACCTGGGCGGCCGGCACGGTCTACCAGCCGGGCGACACCGTGACGTACGGCGGCGCCTCGTACCGGTGCCTCCAGGGTCACCAGGCCCAGGCGGGCTGGGAGCCCTCGAACGTCCCGGCCCTGTGGCAGCGGGTCTGACCCGCACCTGACCATTCCGCGGGGGAATGGAAGCGGCCCCGGGCCCGCCGTCACGGCGCGCCCGGGGCCGCGTCTCGCTGTACGCGCCGCCGAGAGGTCACCCCTCGGCGGCATACGCGACGAAGCGCACCCACGCCCCGGGCGCCAGCGCGAGGCGTGGCCCGTCGACACTCTTGGAATCACGGACGTGCACGGTGCCGGGGGTCACGGCAAGCTCCACGCAGGAGTTGCCGTCGTTTCCGCCGCTGTAGCTGCTCTTGAACCAGAGCAAGTCAGAAGCGTCGTCCCCGGCAAGGGGCTTGCGAATCATGTTTCTCCCAGCAGTTGCTCGATGAAGGCCAGCGACTCCCCCGGCGAGAGCGCCTGAGCCCGGATGGTTCCATACCGCAGCTCAAGGACGCGCAAATGTTTAAGCTCGACGGTCGGCCGGCCGTTGAACGCACCGTCGGAGCGACCCACCGCTGTACCGTCCGGGAACTTCAGCAACTCGATCCGACCATCCAAGCCAGAGTGGGTGTCACTGTTCGTCGGCATCACCTGAAGCACGACGTTGTGCAACCGCCCCATCTCCAGCAAGCGTTCGAGCTGCTGACGCCAAACCATTGTGCCTCCGATGGGACGGCGCAGGACCCCCTCTTCCAGGACGAAGCTGAGCGCGGGCGCAGGGGATCGTTCGAACACCGACTGCCGGGCCAGCCGGGCGGCCACCATGCGCTCCACGTCGTCCGGCGAGTACGGCGGCTGAGCCGCTCCGATCACCGCGCGTGCGTGCTCCCGCGTCTGCAACAGCCCAGGAACGATGTTGCACTCGTACAGGCCGATCTCAACCGCCTTGCTCTCCAGCTTCCCCAGCTCCCGTACCTTCTTCGGATACCGGACCTTCTTCACGTCCTCCCAGGTCGCTGCGATGAGGCCGCCCGCGCCCAGGACCTCGTCGGCCCTGTCCAGGTACTCCTGCCGGGGGATGCGCTTGCCGCCCTCGACCTTGTAGACGAGGTCCTCCCCGTACCCGACCGCGGCACCGAACTCGGCGGCGCGCAGGCCCACCGCCTCGCGCCGGAGCTTCAACTGCCGCCCCACCGTGGCGATGACGGCGACGCCCCACTCGTCGTCCGGGTCCACCTCCCACCCCGGCTCGCCCGCCTCGCCCGCCGCCTCCGTGGGCCGTACCGCCTCGCCGTCCACCGCCATGCCGCACCCCTCTGCCGTCCGCGCCGTACCGCGACGCCCTACCCGTACCAACCGCTCCGACGGACCGGACAGCACCGGACAACCTCCGGACAGTGACCGTGCGCACTCAAGGAGTCACTTCTCACCGTACGCACACGCCGCCACGCTGAGTGACGTGAACGAGAAACCCACCGAACTCATGAGCCCCGTCCGCCACTTCAGCGTGCGGCTCTCCCCCACGCCACGCGGTGCCCGGCTGGCCCGGCTGCTGGCGACCGAGCGGTTCCGGCCCTGGGGCCTGCCGCCGGACCCGGCGCGGCTGCTCGTCGCCGAGTTGGCCAACAACGCCGCCGCGCACGGGCGTGTGCCCGGCCGGGACTTCCGGCTCGTCCTGCACGTCGTCGGCGACACGCTGCGCATCGAGGTGACCGACACGCGGGGCGAGGCGCTTCCCGAGCCCCGGACGCCCGCGCCCGGCGCCGAGTCCGGCCGTGGCCTGCTGCTGGTGGAGGCGTTGGCGGACCGGTGGGGGGTGACCGAGGGCCGCTTCCCGCGCAAGACCGTGTGGGCCGAACTGCGCGTCGCCGCACCGGGACCCACGTTCTGAGGTTCCGGTGCCCTCGGCGCTCTGACCAGGAAAGAACCGGTGAGGAAAGAACCCCTCCCAGCCCCACCCCTCCCGCCCGTGGCCCGCCCGAGGCGCGCTCTCACTCGGGCGGGTGAACATCACCGGCTCGGCTGGCTTTCCGTACCCCCGGCTCCCCTACGCTCGGCGCACACCACCGCGAAAAGACTTCGGCCCTCGCCGGGACGGCAATCCCAGTGCGAGGGCCTGACCACCAAGGAAGAACGGACCTTCCCCGATGGATACCGAAAACCCTAGCGTGCCCCCGCGCGCCTGGTCAGCCGACGACGGCAATCCGACCCGATCGCGTCACCACCGCGGCGGCGTCATCCACGAGAACACCCGTCACACCGCCCGCTTCGTGGTGATCGGCAACCACCTGGTCCAGCACCCGGCGCTGTCGCTGCTGGCGATCGGTCTCGGCTGCCACATCCAGTCGCTGCCCACCGGCGCCGGTGCCGACATCAAGTCGCTCACCGCCCGCTTCCCGGAGGGCCCGACCCGGATCGCCGCCGCGCTGCGCGAACTGGAGGCCCACGGGTACCTGCGCCGCGAGCGCGTCCGTACGCCGAGCGGCCGCATCATCACCCGCACCGTCTCCTGCAACCAGCCGGGCCCCCGCCGCGCGCCCGCCGGAGCCGGCCGCGCGGACCGACCGCCCCGCCCGTCCGCCGCACCCCGGCAGCCCCGCCCGTCCGCGCCCCCGGGACCGTCCCGGCCGCCCCGCCCGACGACCCGCCACCCGGAACCCCCGGCATCACCCCGCCCCTGCCCGGGCAGCGGTCCCCACACCAGCGGCACACACGCAGACACCGGCAAGGGCACCGGCACCGGCACCGGCACCGGCACCGGCACCGGCCAGGCCACCGCCGTCGCGCCCGCCCCCACGCCCCGCAAGCCCCTCCCCGCCGTGCCGCAGCCCGCGGTGCCCGCCGCCGGCCTCCTCCAGCAGGCCGCCGGCCTCCTCACCGGCCTGCGCCGCCACGACCCGCGCCTGCTCCTCTCCGCCACCGACACCGCCCACCTGGCCCCCGGCGTCGCCGCCTGGCTGGAACGGGACGTCACCCCCGGCGCCGTACGCCACGCGCTCACCACCGCCCTGCCGGACGAGCCCTTACGCCGCCCCGCCGCCCTCCTCGCCCACCGCCTCACCGCCCAGTTGCCACCCCCGCCCCCGTTCCGGGCCCCCGCCACACCCCCACCACCCCGCCACGGCCTGCGCTCCTGCGACCGCTGCGACCGCGCCTTCCGCGCCCCCGAGTCCGAACCCCACTGCCGCGACTGCCGGTCGGCCACCAGCGGCGAACCCACCGGCACGCCATCTGGCCACTCCCCCGCACGCACCCGCTGACCAGCAGAAACACACCGTATGTTCGCGCTCCCCTGCCCCACTCCGCCCGGACGACTACTCTGGCCAATGCACTGCCGGGAGGACTCCATGAGCACGCAGGCCGACCACGGGCACGAGCTGGTTCCCCGTCCGGAGCAGACGCCGGACGCTCTGCGTGCCGCCCTCGCCGTCGTCGATCCCGGTCGCCTGCCGGAGATGCAGCGGACCAAGGACGAGGCGTTCGCCCAGGCCGTGGAGTGGCAATCGCTCAGCCCCGTGCGGAGCTGGGTCCTGACCTGGTCGCGCGACATCGAGATCGCCCGCCGGCCCGACCTCGCCGCCCGCCACGCCCGCGCCACGAGCGACTTGGAGCACGAGGACGCGGACATCGCCCGTGAGGCCCTGCGCGAGCTCAGCGCCGTCCTGGACGAGGCGATGAAGGCCGTACACGTGTGAGCTGGGCCTGGGAGTACGCCTTCGGCGCGGAGGAAACCGCCCGCACCGCCCCGGCCGCCTTCCTCACCGCGGTGGAACGCAAGGCCGCCGAACTGCTCAGAGCGGCCGAAGCTCGGTACCTGCACGGCCGCGCACACCGCGAGGGCGACCCGAAGGGCGGAGACATCACGGTTCCCGGCGGGATGTTCAGGTACCAGATCGTCGTACGGGCTGAGCGCGTCTACATCGTCCAGATCACCTACCTCGACTTCTGAGTCGACAGGGACGGTGGAGGAATCCGGCCTCCCCACCCCCTGCGCGCAAGGCCCACACGCGAAGCCCCACAAAAACGAAAGAACCCGCACGACCAAAGTCGTGCGGGTTCCTCGTGCCTGTCAGGTCAGGCGATCCTCAGGTGAGCGAGACTCACTTGTTGATCTTGGTGACCTGGCCGGCGCCCACCGTGCGGCCACCCTCGCGGATGGCGAACTTCAGGCCCTCTTCCATGGCGACGGGCTGGATGAGCTCCACCTTCATCTCGGTGTTGTCACCCGGCATGACCATCTCGGTGCCCTCGGGGAGGGTCACGACGCCGGTCACGTCCGTCGTGCGGAAGTAGAACTGCGGGCGGTAGTTGTTGAAGAACGGGGTGTGACGGCCACCCTCGTCCTTCGACAGGATGTACGCCTGCGCCTCGAACTCGGTGTGCGGGGTGACCGAGCCCGGCTTGATGATGACCTGGCCGCGCTCGACGTCCTCGCGCTTGATGCCGCGGAGCAGCAGACCGACGTTCTCACCGGCCTGGCCCTCGTCGAGCAGCTTGCGGAACATCTCGATGCCGGTGACCGTGGTGGTGGTCTTGTCCGTCTTGATGCCGATGATGTCGACGGTCTCGTTGACCTTGAGGACACCACGCTCGATGCGGCCGGTGACGACCGTACCGCGACCGGTGATGGTGAAGACGTCCTCGATCGGCATCAGGAACGGCTTGTCGACGTCACGCTCGGGAGCGGGGATCGAGTCGTCCACGGCCTTCATCAGCTCGAGGACGGTGTTGCCCCACTCCTTGTCGCCCTCGAGGGCCTTCAGAGCGGAGACCTTGACGACCGGAACCTCGTCGCCGGGGAACTCGTACTCGGAGAGCAGCTCGCGGACCTCGAGCTCGACGAGCTCCAGGATCTCCTCGTCGTCCACCATGTCGGCCTTGTTCAGGGCGACGACGATGTACGGAACGCCGACCTGGCGGGCCAGGAGCACGTGCTCCTTGGTCTGCGGCATCGGGCCGTCGGTGGCGGCGACCACGAGGATGGCGCCGTCCATCTGCGCGGCACCGGTGATCATGTTCTTGATGTAGTCCGCGTGACCGGGGCAGTCGACGTGGGCGTAGTGACGCGACTCGGTCTGGTACTCGACGTGCGAGATCGAGATGGTGATACCGCGCTGGCGCTCTTCCGGCGCCTTGTCGATCATGTCGAAGGCCGAGGCCTCGTTCAGCTCCGGGTACGCGTCGTGCAGCACCTTGGTAATGGCGGCCGTGAGGGTCGTCTTACCGTGGTCGATGTGACCGATGGTGCCGATGTTGACGTGCGGCTTAGTCCGCTCGAACTTCGCCTTCGCCACTGGGGTCCTCCTGTGGAGTGGTTCTGTACGCCTTACTCATCGGCGCCAGGTGATCTTTGCTGGAAATCCCGGGCCGCGGGGCATTCCACCGGGTTCGCGGTGGAATGCCCCATCAGGCTCCGGAGTCAAGCCTAAAGCGTGTGAACGGAGTCCGTTACTCGCCCTTGGCCTTCGCGATGATCTCCTCGGCGACGTTCCGGGGAACCTCGGCGTAGGAGTCGAACTGCATCGAGTAGCTTGCGCGACCCGACGTCTTGCTGCGGAGGTCGCCGACGTAGCCGAACATCTCCGAGAGGGGCACGAGGCCCTTCACGACGCGGGCACCGGCCCGCTCCTCCATGGCCTGGATCTGGCCACGGCGGGAGTTGATGTCACCGATGACCTCGCCCATGTAGTCCTCGGGCGTGGTGACCTCAACGGCCATCATCGGCTCGAGCAGCACGGGGCCGGCCTTGCGCGCGGCCTCCTTGAACGCCTGCGAACCGGCGATCTTGAAGGCGAGCTCGGAGGAGTCGACCTCGTGGTAGGCGCCGTCGAGCAGGGTGACGCGGACGCCGGTCATCTCGTAGCCGGCGAGGATGCCGAACTGCATGGCCTCCTGCGCACCGGCGTCGACCGAAGGGATGTACTCCTTCGGCACGCGGCCACCGGTCACCTTGTTGACGAACTCGTACGAGGCGTCGCCGCCTTCGAGGGGCTCGATCGCGATGATCACGCGAGCGAACTGGCCGGTGCCACCCGTCTGCTTCTTGTGGGTGAACTCGACCTTCTCGACCGTCTTGCGGATGGTCTCGCGGTACGCGACCTGCGGCTTGCCGACGTTGGCCTCGACCTTGAACTCACGGCGCATGCGGTCGACCAGCACCTCGAGGTGCAGTTCGCCCATGCCGCCGATGATGGTCTGGCCGGTCTCCTCGTCCGAGTGGACCTGGAAGGAGGGGTCCTCCTCGGCCAGGCGCTGGATCGCGACGCCCAGCTTCTCCTGGTCGCCCTTGGACTTCGGCTCGATGGCGACCTCGATGACGGGCGCCGGGAAGTCCATGGACTCGAGGACGACGGGGGCCTTGTCGTCGGAGAGCGTCTCACCGGTGGTGGTCTGCTTCAGGCCCATGACGGCGACGATGTCGCCGGCGCCCACCGCCTCGATCTCCTCACGCTTGTTGGCGTGCATGCGGTAGATCTTGCCGATGCGCTCCTTCTTGCCCTTGACGGAGTTCAGCACCTGGGTGCCGGACACCAGGCGTCCGGAGTACACGCGGACGAAGGTGAGCTTGCCGAGGTGCGGGTCGCTCATGATCTTGAACGCCAGCGCGGCCAGCGGCTCGTCCTCGGACGGCTTGCGCGTGACGACCGTGTCCGGGTTCTTCACGTCATGGGCCTCGATGGCCTCGACGTCCAGCGGCGAGGGCAGGAAGCGCACGACCGCGTCGAGCAGGGGCTGCACGCCCTTGTTCTTGAACGCGGTGCCGCAGAACACCGGGGTGATGGTGGTGTTCTCGGCCTTGCCGGAGGCGATGGTGATGCGACGGACGGCCGCGTAGAGCTGCTCCACGGAGGGCTCGGTGCCCTCCAGGTACAGCTCCATCAGCTCCTCGTCGTTCTCCGCGACGGACTCCAGCAGCTTGGCGCGGTACTCGTCCGCCAGCTCCACCAGGTCCGCGGGGATCTCGACGGTGTCGTACATCTCGCCCTTGGTCGCCTCGACGGACCAGACGTACGCCTGCATCGTCACGAGGTCGACGACGCCGCGGAAGTCGGCCTCGGCACCGATGGGGAGCTGCATGACCAGCGGCTGGGCGCCGAGCCGGTCGGAGATCATGCCGACGCTGCGGAGGAAGTCCGCACCGGTGCGGTCAAGCTTGTTCACGAAGCAAATACGCGGAACGCCGTAGCGGTCCGCCTGACGCCACACCGTCTCGGACTGCGGCTCGACACCGGCGACACCGTCGAACACCGTGACGGCACCGTCGAGGACGCGCAGCGAACGCTCCACCTCGACCGTGAAGTCGACGTGGCCCGGGGTGTCGATGATGTTGATGGTGTGGTCGATGTCCTCGAGCGGCCAGTGACAGGTGGTCGCAGCGGAGGTGATGGTGATACCACGCTCCTGCTCCTGCTCCATCCAGTCCATGGTCGCCGAGCCCTCGTGCGTCTCGCCCAGCTTGTACGAAACGCCCGTGTAGAACAGAATCCGCTCGGTGGTGGTCGTCTTGCCCGCGTCGATGTGGGCCATGATCCCGATGTTGCGGACCTTGGCCAGGTCAAGCGAAGTGGTAGCCATAAGGCTTCAGTCTTCTCTCGGTTTCGAAGGGGTTTCCGACTACCAGCGGTAGTGCGCGAAGGCCTTGTTGGACTCGGCCATCTTGTGCGTGTCCTCGCGCTTCTTCACAGCGGCACCGAGGCCGTTGGAGGCGTCGAGGAGCTCGTTGAGCAGACGCTCGGTCATCGTCTTCTCGCGGCGGGCGCGGGAGTAACCGACGAGCCAGCGCAGCGCCAGGGTGTTGGCACGACCGGGCTTGACCTCGATCGGCACCTGGTACGTGGCGCCACCGACGCGGCGGGACTTGACCTCGAGCGTCGGCTTGATGTTCTCGAGAGCGCGCTTCAGCGTGATGACCGGGTCGTTGCCGGTCTTCTCGCGCAGGCCCTCCATGGCGCCGTAGACGATGCGCTCGGCGGTGGAGCGCTTGCCGTTCAGCAGCACCTTGTTGATCAGGGAGGTCACCAGAGGAGAACCGTAGACCGGGTCGATGATGACCGGGCGCTTCGGGGCGGGGCCCTTACGAGGCATTCTTACTTCTCCTTCTTGGCGCCGTAACGGCTGCGGGCCTGCTTGCGGTTCTTGACACCCTGGGTGTCGAGGGAGCCACGGATGATCTTGTAACGAACACCCGGCAGGTCCTTCACACGGCCGCCGCGCACGAGCACGATCGAGTGCTCCTGCAGGTTGTGTCCCTCACCCGGAATGTAAGCGGTGACCTCGATACCGCTGGTCAGACGCACACGCGCGACCTTACGCAGGGCCGAGTTCGGCTTCTTCGGGGTGGTCGTGAAGACACGCGTGCAGACGCCGCGACGCTGGGGCGAACCCTCGAGCGCGGGCGTCTTGTTCTTGTCGACCTTGTCCTGCCGGCCCTTCCGGACCAGCTGCTGGATCGTAGGCACTACTTCTCCGGTTTCTGTGTGCCGATGGGTACAGCTAACCTGGAACGTCACCGACCCACGCGGTCGGGTGTGTCGAATCACGCGGACTCCCGCCGCACGGCGAAAAGAATGCGCAGATCACGGTGGCCGGTCACAGCTCTCGGTGCGGTTGAAAGGCACACACCTGAGCCAGGGCACACCCCAGGCACAAGGTCTGAGCGTACCTATAGCATTCGCTGCGGTCAAAACAAATGGGCCGCACCCGGAGCGCCGACCGCCTCCTCCCGGCTCCTCCCGGTTCCCCCCGTTCCGTCCTGGCACGACGCGGCCCTTCTCAGGTCCGGGGAGCGGGCAGGCGGGGCCTGTCCGCCGGTGTCCCCGCCTCCGGCGCCGCTGTGTCGTCGCGCACGAAGTAGGTCGGCCGGTTCTGGACGGCCG
This genomic window contains:
- the tuf gene encoding elongation factor Tu is translated as MAKAKFERTKPHVNIGTIGHIDHGKTTLTAAITKVLHDAYPELNEASAFDMIDKAPEERQRGITISISHVEYQTESRHYAHVDCPGHADYIKNMITGAAQMDGAILVVAATDGPMPQTKEHVLLARQVGVPYIVVALNKADMVDDEEILELVELEVRELLSEYEFPGDEVPVVKVSALKALEGDKEWGNTVLELMKAVDDSIPAPERDVDKPFLMPIEDVFTITGRGTVVTGRIERGVLKVNETVDIIGIKTDKTTTTVTGIEMFRKLLDEGQAGENVGLLLRGIKREDVERGQVIIKPGSVTPHTEFEAQAYILSKDEGGRHTPFFNNYRPQFYFRTTDVTGVVTLPEGTEMVMPGDNTEMKVELIQPVAMEEGLKFAIREGGRTVGAGQVTKINK
- the rpsL gene encoding 30S ribosomal protein S12, yielding MPTIQQLVRKGRQDKVDKNKTPALEGSPQRRGVCTRVFTTTPKKPNSALRKVARVRLTSGIEVTAYIPGEGHNLQEHSIVLVRGGRVKDLPGVRYKIIRGSLDTQGVKNRKQARSRYGAKKEK
- the fusA gene encoding elongation factor G, whose product is MATTSLDLAKVRNIGIMAHIDAGKTTTTERILFYTGVSYKLGETHEGSATMDWMEQEQERGITITSAATTCHWPLEDIDHTINIIDTPGHVDFTVEVERSLRVLDGAVTVFDGVAGVEPQSETVWRQADRYGVPRICFVNKLDRTGADFLRSVGMISDRLGAQPLVMQLPIGAEADFRGVVDLVTMQAYVWSVEATKGEMYDTVEIPADLVELADEYRAKLLESVAENDEELMELYLEGTEPSVEQLYAAVRRITIASGKAENTTITPVFCGTAFKNKGVQPLLDAVVRFLPSPLDVEAIEAHDVKNPDTVVTRKPSEDEPLAALAFKIMSDPHLGKLTFVRVYSGRLVSGTQVLNSVKGKKERIGKIYRMHANKREEIEAVGAGDIVAVMGLKQTTTGETLSDDKAPVVLESMDFPAPVIEVAIEPKSKGDQEKLGVAIQRLAEEDPSFQVHSDEETGQTIIGGMGELHLEVLVDRMRREFKVEANVGKPQVAYRETIRKTVEKVEFTHKKQTGGTGQFARVIIAIEPLEGGDASYEFVNKVTGGRVPKEYIPSVDAGAQEAMQFGILAGYEMTGVRVTLLDGAYHEVDSSELAFKIAGSQAFKEAARKAGPVLLEPMMAVEVTTPEDYMGEVIGDINSRRGQIQAMEERAGARVVKGLVPLSEMFGYVGDLRSKTSGRASYSMQFDSYAEVPRNVAEEIIAKAKGE
- the rpsG gene encoding 30S ribosomal protein S7; translated protein: MPRKGPAPKRPVIIDPVYGSPLVTSLINKVLLNGKRSTAERIVYGAMEGLREKTGNDPVITLKRALENIKPTLEVKSRRVGGATYQVPIEVKPGRANTLALRWLVGYSRARREKTMTERLLNELLDASNGLGAAVKKREDTHKMAESNKAFAHYRW